In the genome of Granulibacter bethesdensis CGDNIH1, one region contains:
- a CDS encoding CBS domain-containing protein, with the protein MLIGTILKNKGHAVETVGAKAEFAAIAVLLSDKRIGAVPVLGAEGEIRGIVSERDLVRAMANYGVKALELTAEQMMTRGIRTASAEMTVEAAMETMTTGRFRHLPVVEEGRLIGIVSIGDVVAARINQQEHEVDSLRAYVAGSV; encoded by the coding sequence ATGCTTATTGGAACTATTCTGAAAAATAAGGGACATGCCGTAGAAACGGTCGGGGCAAAGGCAGAATTTGCCGCCATCGCCGTCCTGCTGAGTGACAAGCGCATCGGTGCCGTCCCCGTTTTGGGCGCGGAGGGAGAGATACGCGGCATCGTCAGCGAACGCGATCTGGTGAGAGCGATGGCCAATTACGGTGTCAAAGCGCTGGAACTGACCGCAGAGCAGATGATGACGCGTGGTATTCGTACCGCTTCCGCGGAGATGACCGTTGAGGCGGCCATGGAAACAATGACGACAGGCCGGTTCCGTCACCTTCCGGTTGTGGAAGAAGGTCGCCTTATCGGCATTGTCAGTATCGGCGACGTTGTCGCGGCTCGCATCAATCAGCAGGAACATGAAGTCGACAGTTTACGCGCCTATGTTGCCGGATCGGTGTAA
- the mscL gene encoding large conductance mechanosensitive channel protein MscL translates to MASPLNLPSGLAKKPAWVEEFQAFIMRGNVVDLAVGIIIGAAFTGIVNSLVKDMLMPLIGLLVGGIDFSNIFITLKGEHAATLAEAQRLGAVTLNVGVFLNYCINFLIVSFAIFWLVKALSSFKAKQTAEPAAEVVPTPTEALLIEIRDLLARRQNP, encoded by the coding sequence ATGGCATCACCACTCAATCTTCCCTCCGGTCTGGCCAAAAAACCGGCATGGGTTGAGGAGTTCCAGGCTTTCATTATGCGCGGGAATGTTGTCGATCTTGCGGTCGGTATCATTATCGGTGCCGCTTTCACAGGGATCGTCAACAGTCTTGTGAAAGACATGCTGATGCCTCTGATCGGGTTGCTGGTGGGCGGTATCGACTTCAGCAACATCTTCATCACGCTGAAGGGGGAGCATGCGGCCACTCTGGCGGAGGCGCAGAGGCTGGGCGCCGTGACGTTGAATGTCGGCGTCTTCCTGAATTACTGCATCAATTTCCTGATCGTCAGTTTCGCGATTTTTTGGCTGGTCAAAGCTCTGTCCAGCTTCAAGGCGAAGCAGACAGCAGAACCTGCTGCAGAAGTTGTGCCGACACCCACGGAAGCATTGCTGATTGAAATCCGTGATCTTCTGGCGCGCCGTCAGAATCCCTGA
- a CDS encoding chloride channel protein yields MDTPSSHSHRHRQLSEKLLHAPYVLRALVRADEIWLTVLAAFVGCVTGGCVSFIYWLTQWMHEVIYALPAGGKLSAAPFLEPSRAVLGPIIGGVVVGLALLMARYVSRQATVDPIEANALHGGRMSMTTSLHVTLQTILSNGFGASVGLEAGYTQIGSAIASRLGRSFRLRRNDLRILVGCGAAGAIGAAFNAPLTGAFYAFELVIGVYSLATLAPVVTASIMAVLTDRLLTGGAPGYHLQIPLSIPPADYPPLLALSLLAALVGIALMRGVTLMEALFTRSHIPYWGRPTLGGIALGLMALITPQVLSSGHSALHMGIDAPYTLSKILMLLVLKAIASAISIGSGFRGGLFFASLFLGGMLGKAFGGLLLAVSIPSTLPSTVFALVGMGALAVAVVGGPLTMSFLVLETTGSLPITVAVLAGTVISSLTVRRLFGYSFTTWRFHLRGEAIRSAVDIGWMRNLTVGRMMRKDIRTVCATITLERFRRDYPLGSSHSMIVVDERNRYLGMILLAEAHASETDAACIGDLLHFKHTVLTPDMTVKKAIETFEQAEADSLAVVEQQATPDCNHNSPGTGTVLGLLTEAYALRRYSEELDQRRRELSGGITM; encoded by the coding sequence ATGGATACTCCATCATCTCATTCCCATCGTCACCGCCAGCTGAGTGAAAAGCTGCTCCATGCACCTTATGTGCTGCGAGCACTGGTGCGGGCCGATGAAATCTGGCTGACCGTTCTGGCCGCCTTCGTCGGTTGTGTGACGGGGGGATGCGTCAGCTTTATCTATTGGCTGACGCAATGGATGCATGAGGTGATCTACGCCCTGCCCGCAGGGGGGAAATTATCCGCAGCGCCCTTTCTGGAACCCTCCCGCGCTGTGCTTGGCCCAATCATTGGGGGAGTCGTTGTCGGTCTGGCCTTGCTGATGGCACGGTATGTTTCCCGACAGGCTACAGTAGATCCGATTGAAGCCAATGCACTGCATGGCGGCCGCATGTCGATGACCACCAGCCTGCACGTCACGCTCCAGACGATTTTATCCAACGGATTTGGTGCGTCTGTCGGGCTGGAAGCGGGCTATACACAGATTGGCTCCGCCATTGCTTCCCGCCTTGGGCGTTCCTTCCGGCTCCGTAGAAACGATCTGCGCATTCTCGTCGGATGTGGCGCGGCCGGTGCTATCGGTGCGGCCTTCAATGCTCCGCTGACCGGTGCATTTTATGCGTTCGAGCTTGTGATCGGTGTTTACTCCCTCGCCACGCTGGCCCCCGTCGTGACGGCATCGATCATGGCGGTGCTGACAGATCGCCTTCTAACAGGTGGAGCACCTGGATATCATCTGCAAATTCCGCTTTCTATTCCCCCCGCAGACTACCCTCCTCTTCTGGCGCTCAGCCTGCTGGCGGCCCTGGTAGGCATTGCCCTGATGCGCGGGGTGACGTTGATGGAAGCGTTATTTACCCGCAGCCATATCCCATACTGGGGACGGCCCACCTTGGGTGGAATAGCGCTGGGATTGATGGCCCTGATAACACCGCAAGTTCTGTCATCAGGCCATTCAGCCCTGCATATGGGAATTGATGCACCTTACACGCTGTCCAAAATCCTCATGCTGCTGGTTCTGAAAGCCATTGCCAGCGCCATTTCCATCGGCTCCGGCTTTCGCGGTGGTTTATTCTTTGCCTCCCTGTTTCTGGGGGGAATGCTCGGCAAGGCTTTTGGCGGTCTGCTACTCGCGGTTTCCATACCATCCACACTCCCATCCACTGTCTTTGCGTTGGTCGGTATGGGTGCACTGGCCGTCGCGGTGGTGGGTGGACCACTGACAATGAGTTTCCTGGTGCTGGAAACCACAGGTTCCTTGCCGATAACGGTAGCAGTGCTGGCAGGCACAGTTATTTCCTCCCTGACAGTGCGGCGGCTTTTTGGATATTCCTTCACGACGTGGCGCTTTCATCTGCGCGGAGAGGCAATCCGCAGCGCAGTGGATATAGGCTGGATGCGCAATCTGACCGTTGGCCGGATGATGCGCAAAGACATACGCACTGTCTGCGCCACCATCACACTCGAAAGATTCAGACGTGACTACCCTCTCGGGTCATCACACAGCATGATCGTGGTTGATGAGCGGAACCGCTATCTTGGCATGATTTTGCTGGCTGAAGCCCATGCCAGTGAAACAGACGCCGCCTGCATCGGTGATCTGCTGCATTTCAAACACACTGTTCTAACACCGGATATGACGGTGAAAAAGGCGATCGAAACCTTTGAACAGGCCGAAGCGGATAGTCTGGCGGTGGTGGAGCAACAGGCGACACCCGACTGTAACCATAACAGCCCCGGCACCGGAACAGTGCTGGGGCTGCTGACAGAGGCCTACGCCTTGCGGCGGTATAGTGAAGAGCTCGATCAAAGACGGCGGGAACTGTCTGGCGGCATCACGATGTAA
- a CDS encoding NAD(P)H-quinone oxidoreductase — MESMTLPDRMAMIRVDGAGGPETLRYENAPLPVPAEGEVMIRVRAAGINRPDLMQRSGLYPPPPGASPHLGLEVAGEVATLGAGVTTLQQGEKVTALTNGGGYAEYCAVPATQCLPYPEGFDDIRAAALPETFFTVWANVFMLGRLQKGEKLLVHGGSGGIGSSAIQLASTMGATVYATAGGAEKCAACRAWGAVESIDYKTKNFADAVAELTGKKGVDVILDMIGGSYLAANIRSLAAGGRLVTIALQGGAKGEADLARVMTRRLTLTGSTLRPRSKEEKAAIAQALKEHVWPLLSAGRIGPHVHAVFPLHKAEEAHRLMESGAHTGKIILTTDG; from the coding sequence ATGGAATCGATGACACTACCCGACAGAATGGCGATGATTCGGGTCGATGGCGCGGGCGGACCGGAAACATTAAGGTATGAAAACGCCCCCTTGCCGGTGCCGGCAGAGGGGGAGGTCATGATTCGTGTACGGGCAGCGGGTATCAACCGCCCTGACCTGATGCAGCGCAGCGGACTGTATCCGCCGCCGCCGGGTGCCAGCCCGCATCTGGGATTGGAGGTGGCGGGAGAGGTGGCCACGCTTGGAGCAGGTGTTACGACCCTGCAACAAGGTGAAAAAGTCACCGCCCTGACAAATGGCGGTGGATATGCAGAATACTGTGCCGTTCCTGCTACGCAGTGCCTGCCCTACCCGGAAGGCTTCGACGACATTCGCGCGGCCGCGTTGCCGGAGACATTTTTCACTGTCTGGGCCAATGTATTCATGCTCGGGCGGTTGCAGAAAGGAGAGAAATTGCTGGTCCATGGCGGCTCGGGTGGGATCGGCAGTAGCGCGATCCAGCTTGCATCCACGATGGGGGCGACTGTGTATGCGACGGCCGGCGGGGCAGAGAAATGCGCAGCCTGCCGGGCATGGGGAGCCGTGGAGAGCATTGATTACAAGACAAAGAATTTTGCCGATGCGGTGGCGGAATTGACTGGTAAAAAGGGGGTGGATGTCATTCTGGATATGATCGGCGGATCGTATCTGGCGGCCAATATCCGCTCTCTGGCTGCCGGTGGACGGCTGGTGACGATCGCGTTGCAGGGGGGAGCGAAAGGGGAGGCTGATCTGGCCCGCGTCATGACCAGACGTCTGACCCTGACCGGCTCGACCCTGCGCCCACGCAGCAAGGAGGAAAAAGCTGCCATCGCCCAGGCATTGAAGGAGCATGTCTGGCCGCTATTGTCGGCAGGTCGGATCGGGCCGCATGTTCATGCGGTTTTTCCGCTTCATAAGGCAGAGGAAGCGCATCGCTTGATGGAGAGCGGTGCACATACTGGTAAAATCATCCTTACGACGGATGGATGA